CTCGTCCAGCAGCAGCACCGGCACGTCGTCGCGGACCTCGAAGATCCGGCCGCACTCCGTGCAGGTCAGCGTCTGCGCCTGCGCGTCGTAGTCGAGCGGTGCGTGGTGTGTGTCCGGGCAGGCCAGGATCTCGAGCAACTGCGGGTCCAGGGCCACGGCGCGGCTCCTTCCACGTGTGCGGCTTCACCGGGTCGGCGGTGCCGACCGGCGCAGGCGATCTTATCGGCGAACGCGGTCGAGCACCTCGTCGCGCAGCGAGATCATTCGCGCGCGGGTGGGTGCTTCGACGTTGAGCCGCAGCAGCGGCTCGGTGTTCGACGCGCGCAGGTTGAACCAGGCGCCGTCGGGGAAGCTCAGGGTGAGCCCGTCCAGCTCGTCGGCCACGGCGTCCGGATAGGCCGCCCGCACGTCGAGCATGGCGCCCCGCTGGTCGGCCACCGTCGAGTTGATCTCGCCGGATGCGACGTACCGCTCGTACTCGGCGGCCAGCACCGACAGCGGCTGGGACTGCTCGCCGAGCGCGGCCAGGGTGTGCATCGCGGCGAGCATCCCGGTGTCGGCGAACCAGAAGTCGCGGAAGTAGTAGTGCGCGGAGTGCTCACCGCCGAAGATGGCGTTGGTGCGGGCCATCTCCGCCTTGATGAACGAGTGCCCCACGCGGGCGACCACCGGCTCGCCGCCGTGCTCACGGATGATCTCCGGAACCGCGTGCGAGGTGATGATGCCGTGGATGACCGTGGAGCCGGGGTGCTTGGCCAGCTCCCGGGCGGCGACCAGCGCGGTGATCGCCGAGGGCGAGACGGGCTCGCCCCGCTCGTCCACCACGAAGCAGCGGTCGGCGTCGCCGTCGAAGGCCAGCCCGATCTCGGCGCCGTGCTCGACCACCGCCCGCTGGAGGTCGACCAGGTTGGCCGGGGCCAGCGGGTTGGCCTCGTGGTTGGGGAAGGTGCCGTCCAGTTCGAAGTAGAGCGGCACGATCTCCAGCGGCAGCGGCGACAGCGCGGCGTCACCGAGCACGGTCGGCACCGTGTGACCGGCCATTCCGTTGCCGGCGTCCACCACCACCCGCAACGGGCGGATGTCCGAGAGGTCGACCAGCTTCCGCAGGTACGACGCGTAGTCGGCCAGCATGTCCCGCTGCTCGGCCGGCTCGGTGCGCCGCCCCGCGGGTCGGGACTCGCCCTTGTCCAGCAGCGCCTGCGCCCGGTCGCGGATCTCGACGAGCCCGCTGTCCTGCCCGATCGGGCGGGCACCGGCCCGGCACATCTTGATCCCGTTGTACTGCGCCGGGTTGTGGCTGGCGGTGAACATCGCCCCGGGCAGGTCGAGCGAACCGGAGGCGAAGTAGAGCATGTCGGTGGAGGCGAGCCCGATCTCGATGACCGAGCGGCCCTCGGCGCGGACCCCGGCCGCGAAGGCGGCGGCCAGGGCGGGCGAGGTGGGCCGCATGTCGTACGCGACGACGACCGCGTCACCCGGCTCGTCGGTGGCGTTCAGCAACTGGGTGAGGGCGGCGCCGAGCGCCTCGGCGACCCGCTCGTCCCACTGGTCCGGCACCGTCCCTCGGACGTCGTAGGCCTTCACGATCTGGGACAGATCAGACACCGAATCCACTCCTTGGCAGCAGGTCGTCACGCACCCTGAGCGTATCGGAGGGTCCCCGGCGCTCCTCGCTCACTCGGTGAGCCGCGGCATGAACACCGTGTGCTCCCCCGGCGGGACGTCCGGCTGTCCGGGCGCGGTCGAACCGGGCGCGGTCGGGCCGGGAGTACCCGGACCGTGCGCCGCCGGACCGGGCGCCGTTGGACCAGGCGCGGTCGGGGCGGGCGGGGCCGGGGCGGGCGGGGCCGGGGCGGCCCACTGTGCGGACGGGGGCAGGGGACGAGTCTCGTCCGGGGCGGGCGCCGCGGGGCGGGTCCCGTAGACACCGCCGGCCGGCCGCTGCTGCGGCGCGCCGTACGGGCCACCGGCCGGCTGCTGGCCGTACACCTG
This genomic stretch from Micromonospora krabiensis harbors:
- a CDS encoding Trm112 family protein, translated to MALDPQLLEILACPDTHHAPLDYDAQAQTLTCTECGRIFEVRDDVPVLLLDEARGGPERQS
- a CDS encoding phosphomannomutase/phosphoglucomutase, whose amino-acid sequence is MSDLSQIVKAYDVRGTVPDQWDERVAEALGAALTQLLNATDEPGDAVVVAYDMRPTSPALAAAFAAGVRAEGRSVIEIGLASTDMLYFASGSLDLPGAMFTASHNPAQYNGIKMCRAGARPIGQDSGLVEIRDRAQALLDKGESRPAGRRTEPAEQRDMLADYASYLRKLVDLSDIRPLRVVVDAGNGMAGHTVPTVLGDAALSPLPLEIVPLYFELDGTFPNHEANPLAPANLVDLQRAVVEHGAEIGLAFDGDADRCFVVDERGEPVSPSAITALVAARELAKHPGSTVIHGIITSHAVPEIIREHGGEPVVARVGHSFIKAEMARTNAIFGGEHSAHYYFRDFWFADTGMLAAMHTLAALGEQSQPLSVLAAEYERYVASGEINSTVADQRGAMLDVRAAYPDAVADELDGLTLSFPDGAWFNLRASNTEPLLRLNVEAPTRARMISLRDEVLDRVRR